The Erinaceus europaeus chromosome 17, mEriEur2.1, whole genome shotgun sequence nucleotide sequence CCGGAGCCCTGTCCTGCAGCACAGTCTCTGCAGTGACCTCGCTCACCGTCACAGCTAAGGGGGCGCCGGGGTCAGGAGCCTGTGGCTGTGGGTCCCTAAGCTGTGAGCTTGTCTGCTGAGCCCACGTCCTGCTCCGTGCCCtgctgggaggtggggttctaagaTAGCTTGTGTCTGTCTTCCACCCCTCACACTTAGAAGATGAACCATTTCCACTTGTGAGGGCTGGGCAGCCAGCAGCAAGGTTTCCTGCCTttcctctgaggtccctggttcaatccccagcaccgccataagccagagctaagctgtgccgtggcctgcctctctctctctctctccctctgtctcatctctctgtgtgtctctctttttccatctctccctccctcctctctcatttctcatcaaaaattaattaatattctttatcccccggcatggaccagaattctttctggggagcagaaggtgggagttctggcttctgtcattgcttctccgctggccatgggcatgggtgttggcagatggatccacacccccagcctgtgtctgtctgtccctagtggggcagagctctggggaggggaggctccaggacacatggggtgagggcgtctgcccagggaagtcaggatggcgtcctggcagcatctgcagcctggtggctgaaaggcagtaagatatacagaaggacaaattgtttaatgatcaggatCCTAGAGGCAAGAACATAGCAGGTGAGAAatggggtctttgtgtgggaagaatctggcaagtctattttaggtgttgtCCAAGGAGACAGTGATTCActagtttctgcctgagcctgatagctcacatgcaggtgggctaaaggtcttgtctggggagacggtgtcagagttgggactaGGACTAGAGAGCCGggtcagggcagagtagctcccagatacggGAAAAGTGTATCAACACCGTTAACTCtagaccccaccagtgtgaccCAGGGTCCAGACCTACTCCTACTTAGCACAgaggcctgtgtgacctctgcatccctgctccCTGTGAAGaatctgggtccacactcccagaaggtgaAAATAGGGGCGCTCCcagtggagggaggggagagggacctctggtggtgggaattatatggaactctaccctcttatcctacaatgttgctaatcattgttaaatcactaatttagggaaaaaattgaagaaaacaaataagGATAAAACAGAGCTCCATCAAAAGAATATAATTTTCAAAGCCTGTGTGAGCGCTGCAGGTGCCACAGGACCGGCTCCTCACAGGCTGGCTGCAGGGTGGGCCCGGGGAGCAGCGGCCGGTCAGACGCACAGCAGCCCAGCCCCGCAGTCAGGACGGGAGCCGAGCCGAGCTGCGCGGCACAGGGAGGACTGGAGGCTGCAGGTGGACTGGCCCCATCCAGAATGTGGGCAGAGGCTGAATGATCAGAGGACATCCATGTACTTCATGTGCTGACAACAATTAGAATATTCAACTAAAATCAAAATGACTGAGCTTCCAAATCACACACCTAGAAAAATAAACCACGTAAGGTACACCAAGACTATCAAGTtggggccggctggtggcgcacctgttcccacacaaggaccctggttcgagcccccatccccccacctataggggaaagtctacaagtggtgaagcagggctgcaggcgcccctctctccctttctcttgacttttggctgtttctatccaataaataaatgcaataaataactataattaaACTATGAAGTTCTAAAATTATTAGTAGAGCCCACTCCATCAAGGTATTTTATCCTTTTCAGTATATATGCATTCAGGTTTGTtcataatttttccctttttaatcatacatgatttttttgttgttttttcaccaggattatcactggggcctgctgcaagcactaggaatccactgtgcctggcagcctgttatctttttctttttaatttttttcccactcaacagtaaatacaatagtttcttatatttaaggttttatttatttatttatttattggagaattaatgttttacattagacagtaaatacaatagtttgtacatgcataacattcccagttttccaaataacaatacaacccccactaggtcctctgtcatccttcatggacctgtattctccccacccacccaccccagagtcttttactttgatgcaatacgccaattccagttcaggttctccttgtgtttgctcttctgatcttgtttttcaacttctgcctgaaagtgagatcatcccatattcatccttctgtttctgacttctttcacttaacataattttttcaaggtccatccaagatcggctgaaaacagtgaagtcaccattttttgtagctgagtagtattccattgtgtatctagaccacaacttgctcagccactcatctgttgttggacacctgggctgcttccaggttttggctattacagattgtgctgccaagaacataggtgtacacagatctttttggatgggtgtgttgggttccttcggatctaccccaggagaggaattgcagggccacagggtgggtccatttctagccttctgagagtctccagactgctctccacagaggttggacccactgacattcccaccggcagtgcaggaccccccaccctctccagcatttgctgctgttatcttttctgatgtgtgacatcctcacaggagtgaaggggtctctcgttgttgtctttatttgcatttctctgacagtcagagactcgGAGCaacttttctcctttattttttctttatttttaaaaaatttttattaatatttatttatgtattctcttttattgccctcgtttcattgttgtagttattattgtggttgttactgatgtcgtcattgttggacaggacagagagaaatggagagaggaggggaagatagagagcgggagagaaagacagacacctgcagacctgcttcaccgcctgtgaagcgactcccctgcaggtggggagccaggggctcgaaccgggatccttaggctggtccttgtgctttgtgccacctgcgcttaacccgctgcgccaccgcccgactgcccttcttttttctttctatttgatttgataggacagagagaaattaaggtagGGAAgctgacagagagaggcagagacaccgcagagctgcttcaccactcacgatgcttcccctctgctgatGGAGAGCAAGGCTGTGAGCCccagtcctttcacatggtagcatgtgtgctcaaccaggtgcacctccacccagcccccagagagACAGGTGGGGTCCCGAGACTCCCCCTCTTGTGACTTTCACAGTGGGCTCAGGGAGGCTGAGGGGGGCCGGGAAGGGGGGTGTGCCGCGGCCATTGTCCCCAGCTGCTCACGCCTGGCCTGTGAGCCCAGCAGACAGGACCAGGGATTCAGAGCAGGTGTGGACAGCACAGTGGCCGGCTCCCTCCAGCAACAGGGAGCTCTGTCCTTCCCCCTGAGAACCTGTCCCTTCGGAGGCCCTGACAGCGGCCAGGTGGGTAAGCCCTGCGGACACTGGCTGACAGGCAGCGCCGACTCAGGCCGGGGTGGGCTGGACGTCAACCCGCAGCCCATGGGGACAGCCGCAGCGGGGGCTGGGAGCCAGGCGCTCAGCAGATCAGCAGGGCGGACTCCCTGCCTGTGGCAGACAGGCGTGTCCTCAGCTccaaggaggagaaagacacagagaaggtgGCAGCTAATAGTGGAAATGAAAGGGACAGAGCAAACACAGGGTCACAGAGGCCGGTCTGAACCCACGCCGTGCGCGTCCTGAAGACATGCTGCCAACAGACCAGTCAACCAATtcaagtaaatgaataaacagtCAAGAAGCAAGGAGACGGCACAGGgtctgcagagactctcctgcctgaggccccgaggtcccaggttcaatccccagcaccaccagcagccagagctgagcagggctctggtaaagttaatttatttatttatttataccctgggctagggagacagtataatgattacaCAAAGTAACTCTCCTGCCTagggatctgaggtcccaggttcaatccccagcaccaccaccagccagagctgagcagggctctggtaaaaaataataataggggagccaggtggtggcgcagcaggttaagcgcacgtggagcaaagcccaaggaccggcgtaaggatcccggttcgagcccccagctccccacttgcaggggagtcacttcacaagcagtgaagcaggtctgcaggtgtctgtctttctctccccctctctgtcttcccctcctctctccatgtctctctgtcctacccaacaacaatgaccgcaataacaacaataataataactacaacaatgaaacaacaagggcaacaaaagggagaaaatagcctctgggagcagtggaatcttagtgcaggcaccgagccccagcaataaccctggaggccaaagaaaATAGTAGTCGTAGTagtataaaagagaaagaaaggacagtgCAGGACTCCTGAGCCGGGTTCTACGGTGGCCCCAGTGTGGTGTCTGCGTACGAAGACCCCGTTGGGGCCGAGAGGGAGCTGGCACTACGGTTCCACCAGAAGACTTTCTTGTTGTGACCccgaaggccccaggttcaatcccccaaccccAGCATAAGACAGGTCTCAGTTGTGGGGAGAGCAAACAAGTCAACAGCCCAGTCTCCTGAGAGCAGGAGGCTACTCGTGGCTCCTCTCCGCTTCTCCTCTGGCTCAGAGCCTCCGACCCCTTCTCTGCTGGCGCTGCTCTGTCAGCAGGAGAATCGCTCACAGACTCCGCTGAGGCTTCGGCAGAAAGACCCAGTTCAGAGGCAAATGTTGACAGGACCCATTTTACAAACCTGACCTGCTGCCAAGAAGCATCTCCTCAAAATCAGGATAGAGAAGATTGAAAGAAAGAACGAACGAACGAGAAAAACTAGTCAGCAtgaggggccagacggtggctcacctggttgagctcacaagtTACAGTGGGCagcgacccgggttcaagcccccggtccccactcgcaggggggaagcttcccgagtggtgaagcagggctgcgggtgtctctctgtctctctccctctctgtctcccccttccctcttgatatctggctgtctctatgcaataaataaagataataaaaaataacaaagaaaggaaatagacGATGAAGTCAGAGACTGGGTAGCAGAGAGGTCCTGAACAGGACAGGGAGCGCGGGAGACCGGAAGCCCCTCGGCCAGGAGACCTGTGCGTGGAGCGGCCGCTGCCAGAGGCCACGCGGGACAGAGAAGGCGTCCGAGCCCCGTGGCAGCCGCTGGCCGGCTTCCCAGGGCACGTGCGTCAGGGGCCCACAGGACACTGAGGAGCCCTCGGGGCAGAGGAGAGGGGGGCAGGCACCGCGGAGGGGGTCTGAGTGGACACGTGGTGGGTCCCCGCCCCGGGGACACCTTTCCAGTGCGGGAAGTCAGGGCCGCAGGTGTGAGACAGGGGGGTGGGCAGGAGTTTCTAATTAGAGAGTCCTCAAAAGGGAGAGCCACATTTAGAGGCCGACAGAGTGGCTCTTCCCTCAGCCAGGGGGCATGAGGAAACAGAGGCACAAACACCTGCCAGGGGAAGCAGGAAGCGGGCACGTGCCCGGCTGCCCTGCCAGGTATATAGaggccccgcccgcccccccagctccacacccacCGCCCTCTCACCTGCTCCTCTCACCTCCTCACCTCAACCCACCACGACCATGAGCTGCTCTGGCTGTTCCGGAGGCTGTGGCTCCAGCTGTGGGGGCTGTGGCTCCAGctgctgtgtgcccgtgtgctgctGTGTGCCAGCCTGCTCCTGCTCCAGCTGTGGCTCCAGCTGTGGGGGCTGCAAGGGGGGCTGCAAGGGCTCCTGTGGGTCCTGTGGGGGCTGCAAGGGGGGCTGCAAGGGCTCCTGTGGATCCTGTGGGGGCTGCAAGGGGGGCTGCAAGGGCTCCTGTGGGTCATATGGGGGCTGCAAGAGCTCCTGTGGGTCCTGTGGGGGCTGCAAGGGGGGCTGCAAGGGCTCCTGTGGGTCCTGTGGGGGCTGCAAGGGGGGCTGTAGCTCTTGTGGCTGTTGTGAGTCCAGCTGCTGTAAGCCCTGCTGCTGTGAGTCCAGCTGCTGTAAGCCCTGCTGCTGTCAGTCCAGCTGCTGCCAGCCCTGCTGCTGTGAGTCCAGCTGCTGTAAGCCCTGCAGCTGTGAGTCCAGCTGCTGTAAGCCCTGCTGCTGTGAGTCCAGCTGCTGTAAGCCCTGCTGCTGTCAGTCCAGCTGCTGTAAGCCCTGCTGCTGTCAGTCCAGCTGTTGTAAGCCCTGCTGCTGTCAGTCCAGCTGCTGCCAGCCCTGCTGCTGTGAGTCCAGCTGCTGTAAGCCCTGCTGCGTCCCCGTGTGCTGCCAGTGCAAGATCTGAGCCTTGTTCAGCCCCGTCAGCTCTCCCAGCTGCACCCTGTGCCAGTCTGCCCTGCTCCTCTTGCCTCTTCCGGTTTCCTGTCTTCCTGTCCCCTTTTGTCTCACAGTGTCCAGGACACACAGCTCAGCTGTGTGCCAccctcctacctgaggctctgagatggtTACCCATGATGCCGCCCAGTGCCCCACAGTCCTCAGATGAACGAGCACAGctggcctgtggctctgagggCCTGTCTCTGCCGAGTGCGGGCCTGGCCCCTGTCTGCGTCCACGGTGGCCTTGAGGGTGAGCTGGTTTCTGCTGGGCTCAGAAggcgccctgccctgccctgctctgccctgccctgccctgccccacccctgccctgccctgaatCTGCCCTGCCCTGaatctgccctgccctgcactgCCCTGaatctgccctgccctgcactgCCCTgaatctgccctgccctgccctgccctgaatctgccctgccctgccctgaatCTGCCCTGCCCTGAATCTGCCCTGCCCTGAATCTGCACTGCCCTgaatctgccctgccctgccctgaatctgccctgccctgccctgaatCTGCCCTGCCCTGAATCTGCCCTGCCCTgaatctgccctgccctgccctgaatctgccctgccctgccctgccctgccctgaatCTGCACTGCCCTGAATCTGCCCTGaatctgccctgccctgcactgCCCTGaatctgccctgccctgcactgCCCTGCCCTGAATCTGCCCTGCCCTGAATCTGCACTGCCCTGAATCTGCCCTGCCCTGaatctgccctgccctgcactgccctgccccacccctgccctgccctgcattTACCCCGCCCCGTGCcgccccgcccctgccctgccctgccctgaatccgccctgcccctgccctgccccgcccTGTCCCGTCCCGCCCTGCCCTGCatctgccctgccccaccctgccctgccctgccctgccctgcccacacTTGAGCCCACCTCCCCCAGCTCTGCTCCAAGCTGAGCTCTGTGCAAAACTTTCCTGTCAATAAAACCATCTCACTGCACAAGCCTCCACATGTAGTCTTTGTCTGCTCTCATTGCCGTCACCAGAACACGGCCTCCCTGCCGCCGGGACCCCGCCGGGACCCCGCTGAGCCTGCTCTGCCCACCCGCTCCCACTGGCTCCAGCTTGGGCTTGGCCAAGGGCACGTGAGGCGTGAGGACAGGGCCGCTCCCAGCTGGGGCCTTGGGGTCTCTGGACCACCCCTCACCATGGGAGTGCTTGGTCACGCCACCCTtctgataatatttatttatttcagttttcatttgtgactaatagtttgttacaagactgtaagatttcaGTGTCTACtcccacaccacagccaccacagaGCCCTGTGTCCGCACCCTCCCAAaggtcaccaccagagttcttacaagtcttacagTCCGCCtgcctctgtttttgtttgttttgtcaactccatgtgaatcagatctctgaTTCCACGTATCAGTGACACCATCTGGCagctctctttcctctcagactTCACTAAGCAtcctcacctccagctccatccacttCCCATCCAAAGAATACAATCTcctctttttgatggcagagtggTACTCCATGGAGTCTATGTCCCGTAGATTCTCTACCCAGTCCTCTGCGGATGGGCGTCGAGGCTGCGTCCACTCTCTAGATGTTGTGGATAACAcagctgtgagcacagggctGCTCGTGTCCCTTTGAGTCGGTGTTTTTATGTCCACGGGGTAGATGCCTCAGAGTGGGGTTGCTGGGTCACAAAGTGATTCCGTGTTTATTTGTGTGGGGACCGCCACACAgtctccacaggggctgccccGTCTGCATCCTGTCCTTTTCTCTGTAACCTCTCTTGACGTTCTGGTGACCAGTCTCTTGTCTGGTGTCtggcacgtgaagatcttctcccattctgtgaggggtctctttgttggtgtgatggtttctttggctgtgcagaagcttttcactgTGATGTCGTCCCATTGATCTGTTTTGATTTAGtctccttgcaattaggttttctgtcatcaaagatgcccttgaggtgtagatgggaaagtgttccgccaatattttcctctaagtatttgatagtttctggtccaacCTCCAGGTcctcgatccatttggagttgacttgtgtgtctggtgagatgaagtggttcagtttcattctcctgcatgtttcaacccagttttcccagcaccatttattgaagagacatgacattccctcccccatttaataatttggggctagttttactttttttttcctttctatctctttctctctatcccttccttccttccttttctttttaaatgtgtttatatttattttctctttgttgcccttgtgtttttttttaatttctttattgggcaattaatgttttacatttaacggtaaatataatagtgtgtacatgcagaacatttcccacttttccatataacaatacaacgcccactaggtcctctgtcaaccttcttggacctgtattctccccacctcgccacccgcccttgttgtttttattgttgttgtagttcttgttgttattgatgtcgtcattgttagacagtgccaggagccatttctctgcttgatagaagctaagccttgaaacaacagaagccctcgagataagtttctaattcccgtaggaaggatgtttgccagaaactaa carries:
- the LOC132533969 gene encoding keratin-associated protein 10-4-like; translated protein: MSCSGCSGGCGSSCGGCGSSCCVPVCCCVPACSCSSCGSSCGGCKGGCKGSCGSCGSCGGSCGSCGGCKGSCGSCGGSCGGCKGSCGCQSSCCKPCSCQSSCCKPCCCESSCCKPCCCQSSCCKPCSCQSSCCKPCCCESSCCKPCCCQSSCCKPCCCQSSCCQPCCCESSCCKPCCVPVCCQYLCVERPLPEATRDREGVRAPWQPLAGFPGHGEPHLEADRVALPSARGHEETEAQTPARGSRKRARARLPCQVYRGPARPPSSTPTALSPAPLTSSPQPTTTMSCSGCSGGCGSSCGGCGSSCCVPVCCCVPACSCSSCGSSCGGCKGGCKGSCGSCGGCKGGCKGSCGSCGGCKGGCKGSCGSYGGCKSSCGSCGGCKGGCKGSCGSCGGCKGGCSSCGCCESSCCKPCCCESSCCKPCCCQSSCCQPCCCESSCCKPCSCESSCCKPCCCESSCCKPCCCQSSCCKPCCCQSSCCKPCCCQSSCCQPCCCESSCCKPCCVPVCCQCKI